TGGCCCCCGAGGTCATCGACGGCCCGCAGTCGGTGATCTGGGACGAGGCGGAGAACCGCCTCCACGCCCAGAAGGCACTGCTCGTCTGGCTCCTGCGCCAGTCCTGACGCAGCACCCGCACAACCCCGAGACATCTCAGCAACGGAAACGGAGAACGACATGGCCGAACGCGTGGTTCTGGCATATTCAGGCGGACTCGACACCTCGGTCGGCATCGGCTGGCTCAAGGACGCGACCGGCAAGGAGGTCGTGGCCCTCGCCGTCGACGTCGGCCAGGGCGGCGAGGACATGGAGGTCATCCGGCAGCGCGCGCTCGACTGCGGCGCGGTCGAGGCCGTGGTCGTGGACGCGAAGGACGAGTTCGCGGACGACTACATCGTCCCCGCCCTCAAGGCCAACGCGCTCTACCAGAAGCGCTACCCGCTGGTCTCGGGCCTCAGCCGCCCGCTGATCGCGAAGCACCTCGCGCGCGTGGCCCACGAGCTCGGCGCGAACAGCGTCGCGCACGGCTGCACGGGCAAGGGCAACGACCAGGTGCGCTTCGAGGCCGCCGTCGCCGCGCTCGCACCCGACCTGACCTCCATCGCGCCCGTCCGCGACCTCGCGCTCACCCGCGACAAGGCCATCGTCTACGCGAACGAGCACGACCTCCCCATCGAGCAGAGCAAGAAGAGCCCGTACTCGATCGACAAGAACGTCTGGGGCCGCGCGGTCGAGACCGGCTTCCTCGAGGACCCGTGGAACGGGCCGATCGAGGACCTCTACGAGTACACGCAGGACCCCGACGTCCTCCGCGACCCCACCGAGGTCACCATCACCTTCGAGGCGGGCGTCCCGGTCGCGATCGACGGCGTGCGCTACTCGCCGCTGCGCATCGTGCAGGAGCTCAACGCCGCCGCCGGCGCGCACGGCATCGGCCGCATCGACGTGGTGGAGGACCGCCTCGTCGGCATCAAGAGCCGCGAGGTCTACGAGGCCCCCGCCGCCATGACGCTCATCGAGGCGCACGAGGAGCTCGAGAGCCTCACCATCGAGCGCGACCTCGGCCGCTACAAGCGGGGTGTCGAGAAGGACTGGGCCAACCTCGTCTACGACGGGCTCTGGTTCTCCGGGCTCAAGCGCTCGCTCGACGCGTTCATCGAGGACTCGCAGCGCCACGTGTCCGGCGACATCCGCATGACGCTGCGCGGCGGTCGCGCGGTCGTCACCGGTCGTCGCAGCCAGACGAGCCTGTACGACTTCGACCTCGCGACCTACGACACGGGCGACACGTTCGACCAGTCGCTGTCCAAGGGCTTCATCGAGCTGTGGTCGCTGCCGAGCAAGATCTCGGCGCGCCGCGACCTCGCGGTCGAGCAGGCCGCGCTCGCGGCCGCGACCCCGACGCCCGACGCCGCGCCCGCCGCGGAGTAGCCGCATGACCGAGAGCACGGATCCGTCCACCCGGGCGAGCGAGGCGGGCGCCCTCTGGGGCGGCCGCTTCGCCGGCGGCCCGTCACCGGAGCTCGTCGCGCTCAGCCGCTCGACGCACTTCGACTGGCAGCTGGCGCCGTACGACATCGCCGGCTCCCGGGCGCACGCCCGTGCTCTCGCGTCCGCGGGGTACCTGTCCGACGCGGAGCGGCAGGCCATGCTGCAGGCGCTCGACACCCTCGAGGAGCGCGT
The nucleotide sequence above comes from Clavibacter sp. B3I6. Encoded proteins:
- a CDS encoding argininosuccinate synthase, whose amino-acid sequence is MAERVVLAYSGGLDTSVGIGWLKDATGKEVVALAVDVGQGGEDMEVIRQRALDCGAVEAVVVDAKDEFADDYIVPALKANALYQKRYPLVSGLSRPLIAKHLARVAHELGANSVAHGCTGKGNDQVRFEAAVAALAPDLTSIAPVRDLALTRDKAIVYANEHDLPIEQSKKSPYSIDKNVWGRAVETGFLEDPWNGPIEDLYEYTQDPDVLRDPTEVTITFEAGVPVAIDGVRYSPLRIVQELNAAAGAHGIGRIDVVEDRLVGIKSREVYEAPAAMTLIEAHEELESLTIERDLGRYKRGVEKDWANLVYDGLWFSGLKRSLDAFIEDSQRHVSGDIRMTLRGGRAVVTGRRSQTSLYDFDLATYDTGDTFDQSLSKGFIELWSLPSKISARRDLAVEQAALAAATPTPDAAPAAE